The Erinaceus europaeus chromosome 11, mEriEur2.1, whole genome shotgun sequence DNA window TCCCAGATCGATATGTTCCTGGATCCCAAAGCCAAAGTTTCCAGTGTCTGAGAAGTTGTTTTTCCTTAATTCATATTCTCGCACCTTTAGACCTTTCTCCAGGATTTCTTCTGCCTTCGCTCCCCGGACTGTGCAATGGACGGCTATCTTTTCATTTCGCCTGATGCCAAAGGATCTCACTGTGTATCTAGCTTTGGAGAACACAGGGGTCTGACCGGTGAGCTGCTCCAGCACCTTGGCCGCCCGCGTCAGCCTGTCTCCACTCTCCCCCACGCAGATGTTGAGGCAGAGCTTGCGGATGCGAAGCTCCCGCATCGGGTTCTCCTTTTCACCCTGGTCTTGCGCCatgataaagaacaggaagcCAATTTAGATTTTTTGAAGGAAGATCTTTGTTAGAAATCTGTTGGTTGGCCTACTAATTTGATTTACAGTAACTTGTACATGAAAGTCTAtgttagaatattttaaaaaatagattataaagggagtcaggtggtagcgcagcgggttaagcgcatgtggcgcaaagcacaaggactggcaaaaggataccggtttgagctccggctccccacctctagggaaattgcttcacaggcggtgaagcaggtctggaagtgtctatctttctctcctcctctctgtcttcccctcctctctccatttctctctgtcctatccaacaacgacaactataataactacaacaatttaaaaaaaaacaagggcaacaaaagggaataaataaatatttaaaaaatagattgtaAACTGCTCAGTTTAAAATTCCATTGCATTACTAATTTTTGATTGCGGAATGTGATTTCCTAACACTTGCAATATTCTCTCTTAAACCCTTTTAGGAAAAGCTGGCAGCTAAgaagaaacttaaaaaagagagagaggctcttGGTGATAAAGTAAGTAAAATTTTACTTATCTGCTTTTTACCTTATATTCTACTACCTATATATTGttattatatttgtatttatgtaAAGCCACTTTTATTGTGATATATTTATTAGTTAAGCATTTATTATGATATATTTCATGTGTGAAAGAATATAAGAATAATATGACAAACCATTTTGTGTCTTACCCAGTTTAAGAAATAGTGCATTATCAAGTACTGTTCAGAGCCCCTTGGGTGCCTATTCCTGATGGCTTTATTTTTCAGTGATAAACACTTCATTATCATTGGGAAGTGATGGGCTTTATTATAAAATACTCATTATACAATTCACAACTTCTTTAGTGCCTTCCTTTCCTATGTAAGTTTGTGTCCCTAAATAGTAAAATGCAATGGTGATGTTTTGCATTTTTTCAGAATTTCTTGTAAATAGTACATTTGCCTACCTGATTTGCTTTACTTCATCTTATGTTTTGGGACACTGAGATCATTTTCTCTGACTTTAAGAATGAggaagggcctgtagctatatatGCAACTTTCAGCAAAAGATTTTTGATAAGGCAGTCAGtgatggggaaaaggaaaaagtgtatAACAATTAAAAACTGACATAGGACCTTGaactttgttgtttgtttgtttgtttgtttttatcagagcactactcggctctggcttatgatggatggtgcaggggattgaacctgaggcctcggagcctcaggcatgagaatctgtttgagAAACTATTATCCTCTCCCCCTAGCTTGAGATAAGAATTTGTGTTGAGAAAAATGGGAAGTGGGAGGAAGGTGAGATGGATTGAGTTAAAGGAgagaacagagaagaaaagaaaagattttgaCTGTTTTGGGGGTATTGACAAGTGAAATCATTCTACTGAAAAGGATAGAAAGATCTCTAAACATTTTAGCACAGCTAAGTTATTAGTATTTGATTAAGCTTTCCATTAATTTATAGTTGACTCTAGATGATGGTTTATATACACAGACTATTTATTCTTCAACTCTTCCCTCCTCTCATCTCTTAGAATGAGGTACCAAGTAAGGCTAAGTTTTTCAGGAAAAAGGAACAATAGGGAGACTTGACTTAAGCTAAATACTTTGCTTTACCATGCATCCTCTTGGTAATAGAGGTTAAATCATATGAAATTTCCAGTGTTAGACTGTTTCAGCCTGCAGAATCCCAATATGTTAAGCAACATTGAACTCTTTAACTCTCAGTACTCAATTGCAGCAAATTAGTATACAGATCACTATTTGAAACTGGCAACAATGCTTGTTTCTTGGATTAAAAGATGACTTCTAgaactgtatttaaaaaaaatacttaaaacagTATTTCAGGATaatattaaactttttattaCTGAGAATAATGGGGGGGAAATCCTGAGTAGCTTGTTCGttcatatttttcttaaaaaaaaatttttttttttcctggcaggaTTAGcgtggggctcgatgcctgcactatcaatctactgctcccagtggtcattttctcctttttttcttgctattttattttttaatgggatagataaattgagaggaagggtaagatataagtagagagagagagagaagaggagagaggagaaagacacctgcagacctgcttcacctctcatgaagcttctcccctgcaggtggggagtggggctgcaaccctggtccttgtacttggtgctgtgtgcactctgccaggtggcTGCTACCCAGCCCTCCTCCCATTCATATTTGTCATTATCTCTGCTAGTACACAGTTATTTtgaattcattttaattattacaaATATGTGCATATAATATTTTGATTCTGTTTCATAACATTTCGTTTACACAATTATTTTATCATTACTGATTCTACTAGTACCCCATGTTAATTTGCCATTATACGTTCATTTATTACAATACTGTTGAACATTTGTGTTATTTGTTATTTCTGTTCATGATATGATGTATATCTCTTTGTATAAATTATCCCTTTCTTTCACTCCATACCATAAACTCTCCAAACTAGAGTTACTAGTTCAGTAGATAAAAGCAGATTTGTAGCTCTTGTCGTtggtatttttcccctttgtggaTAAATATGTTGTCAGTTTCTTCTCCTGACTACTCACCTAGCATTTAGCTGTTTTACTCAATATTTAACAGTTCTTCCAATGTCTGTTTCTCCTCatagagttcaaagccctcttatttATTACTAGGATTGATGTGGCAGTGGGTTGAAGTGGAGAACAGATTGAATTTCTGGATTTACGTGCAGGTTTTTGTTATTCCCCCAACCATAATGTAAAATGATTAATGTAAATGCTTTAagtttgccttttttcttttatttaggcTCCACCAAAGCCTGTCCCCAAGACTATTGACAACCAGCGAGTGTATGATGAAACTGTGGTAGACCCTAATGATGAAGAGGTAATATTAGAAGTCTTAAAAAGTACTTTTTTCCATAAACTTGTGTTTACAGTGCTGGCTGGTGAATTTATGGACTGATTCTGCTATAATGTTACCTTCTAGTTTATTATAGGTTACTTCGTAATTC harbors:
- the LOC103114989 gene encoding large ribosomal subunit protein uL5 encodes the protein MAQDQGEKENPMRELRIRKLCLNICVGESGDRLTRAAKVLEQLTGQTPVFSKARYTVRSFGIRRNEKIAVHCTVRGAKAEEILEKGLKVREYELRKNNFSDTGNFGFGIQEHIDLGIKYDPSIGIYGLDFYVVLGRPGFSIADKKRRTGCIGAKHRISKEEAMRWFQQKYDGIILPGK